The Endozoicomonas montiporae CL-33 genome contains a region encoding:
- the glnE gene encoding bifunctional [glutamate--ammonia ligase]-adenylyl-L-tyrosine phosphorylase/[glutamate--ammonia-ligase] adenylyltransferase → MSFPIAISPIIAPVVNKHWQAFCAHCVEDPSGFSPDILSDPSNSSFLQQLANTWAGSDFAAEQCIKHPELVYQWLSTPDLLSRFDPELHHIQLSEIVADIHSEAELMKALRLYRNREMVRIIWRDLNRTASLQQTTADLSAMADACVDQALHWLYRDCCKGFGTPMGSDPGQEPEPQQMVILGMGKHGAHELNLSSDIDLIFTYPHKGETVGGRRSFDNQEFFTRLGQRLIKVIDSKTADGFVFRVDMRLRPYGSSGALAMSFSAMEQYYQDQGRDWERYAMIKARPVAGDVSAGEQLLQTLKPFTFRRYIDFGAITALRDMKKLIQREVKRKGMETNIKLGHGGIREIEFIAQSFQLIHGGRDRSLQRKALLDVLDVLRTSDYLPEQACLELRDAYIYLRDLEHAIQALKDQQTQNLPDFEEPQNRVAYSMGHPDWVTLIKVLDEHKARVVHHFDHVIADPDEQDDDQPTPSESWKMLWDGELSVDDEISLLETKGFSDVKTVHNRLLALRDGKAITRVRRQSRERLDTFIPILMEQVLTTEAPDVCLLRLVPLVESVLRRTAYLVLLMENPAALDHLCRLCTASPWIAEQITRHPALLDEFLNVGNLYNPPKQAELADELRQQLAHIPEDDLESQMEVLRHFKMAHVLRVAAAQTAGTLPLMKESDYLTWIAEVLLEQVVDIAWRNLIERHGRPANRDGDPCNPGFIVIGYGKLGGIELGPGSDLDLVFVHDGADNKETDGERPLDSGTFFTRLGQRIIHILTTQTTSGSLYEADMRLRPSGSSGLLVSSIAAFEKYQLNDAWIWEHQALVRARAVAGDKHLTARFETLRKKILCQSRDKASLQKEVSDMRIKMREHLGSSKNDADGNPLFHLKHDKGGIVDIEFLMQYAVLAYSHDHPGITRYTDNIRISESLEHSNIISHEQGKQLREAYKFLRKASHSRAFLNERSFIKPDLVEPFRSQVGNLWQEWME, encoded by the coding sequence ATGTCCTTCCCGATTGCGATCTCACCCATCATCGCCCCTGTGGTCAACAAACACTGGCAGGCATTCTGTGCTCACTGCGTCGAAGACCCGTCCGGTTTTTCTCCCGATATTCTGAGTGATCCATCAAACAGCTCTTTCCTGCAACAACTGGCAAACACCTGGGCTGGCAGTGACTTTGCTGCAGAGCAATGCATAAAGCACCCGGAACTGGTGTATCAATGGCTGAGCACCCCCGACCTTCTAAGCCGCTTCGATCCGGAATTGCACCACATTCAACTGTCAGAGATCGTGGCAGACATCCATTCCGAAGCCGAATTGATGAAAGCCCTCCGACTGTACCGTAATCGGGAAATGGTTCGTATTATCTGGCGCGATCTCAACCGCACAGCTTCACTGCAGCAAACTACAGCCGATCTTTCGGCAATGGCTGATGCCTGCGTGGATCAGGCACTGCACTGGCTTTATCGGGATTGCTGCAAAGGGTTTGGTACACCGATGGGCAGTGATCCGGGTCAGGAACCAGAACCTCAGCAGATGGTCATTCTGGGCATGGGCAAGCATGGCGCCCATGAATTAAACCTGTCGTCTGATATCGACCTTATATTCACCTATCCCCATAAAGGCGAAACCGTTGGTGGGCGACGATCGTTTGATAATCAGGAGTTTTTTACCCGACTGGGGCAACGACTGATCAAAGTGATCGACAGCAAAACGGCTGATGGTTTTGTGTTTCGTGTAGATATGCGACTTCGACCCTATGGTTCCAGCGGCGCACTGGCAATGAGTTTTTCGGCCATGGAGCAGTACTATCAGGATCAGGGGCGCGACTGGGAACGTTATGCCATGATCAAGGCGCGCCCGGTGGCAGGCGATGTTTCAGCCGGAGAACAGCTGCTGCAAACCCTCAAACCGTTCACCTTCAGGCGCTACATTGATTTTGGTGCCATCACCGCACTGCGGGATATGAAAAAGCTGATCCAGAGAGAAGTAAAGCGCAAAGGCATGGAAACCAACATCAAGCTCGGTCATGGCGGCATCCGTGAGATTGAATTTATTGCCCAGTCCTTTCAGCTGATTCATGGCGGTCGCGACCGCAGCCTGCAACGCAAAGCCCTGCTGGATGTTCTGGATGTTCTTAGAACATCAGACTATTTGCCAGAACAAGCCTGTCTGGAGCTTCGCGACGCCTATATCTACCTGCGCGACCTGGAACACGCCATTCAGGCACTGAAGGATCAGCAAACCCAGAATCTTCCCGACTTTGAGGAACCACAAAACCGTGTCGCCTACAGCATGGGACACCCGGACTGGGTAACATTGATTAAGGTTCTTGATGAGCACAAAGCACGTGTAGTACATCACTTTGATCACGTTATTGCCGACCCGGATGAGCAGGATGACGACCAGCCCACGCCATCTGAAAGTTGGAAAATGCTCTGGGATGGTGAATTGTCAGTAGACGACGAGATAAGTCTGCTGGAAACGAAAGGCTTCAGCGATGTTAAAACCGTTCACAATCGTTTACTCGCCCTGCGTGACGGTAAGGCCATTACGCGTGTGAGAAGACAAAGCCGTGAACGGCTTGATACTTTTATTCCGATTCTGATGGAACAGGTGCTCACCACCGAAGCACCTGACGTCTGCCTGTTACGACTGGTTCCTCTCGTGGAAAGTGTATTGCGCCGCACCGCTTATCTGGTATTGCTGATGGAAAATCCGGCTGCACTGGATCACCTCTGTCGTTTATGCACAGCCAGCCCGTGGATCGCCGAGCAAATCACCCGCCATCCGGCTCTGCTGGATGAGTTTCTCAATGTCGGCAATCTTTACAATCCGCCCAAACAGGCAGAGCTGGCGGATGAACTGCGCCAACAACTGGCGCACATTCCGGAAGATGACCTTGAATCCCAGATGGAAGTACTGCGGCACTTTAAAATGGCACACGTACTCAGGGTGGCTGCAGCCCAGACAGCGGGTACGCTGCCACTCATGAAAGAAAGTGATTACCTGACCTGGATTGCAGAGGTTCTTCTGGAACAGGTGGTGGATATTGCCTGGCGCAACCTTATAGAACGACATGGTCGTCCGGCTAACCGAGATGGAGACCCCTGCAATCCGGGCTTTATTGTAATTGGATACGGTAAGCTGGGCGGCATAGAGCTGGGGCCAGGTTCAGACCTTGATCTAGTCTTCGTTCATGACGGGGCCGACAATAAAGAAACTGACGGCGAACGTCCTCTGGACAGTGGTACATTCTTTACCCGCCTCGGGCAGCGGATTATTCATATCCTGACAACACAGACGACATCCGGTTCGCTTTATGAAGCCGATATGCGACTCAGGCCTTCCGGTTCATCCGGCTTGCTGGTCAGCTCCATAGCTGCCTTTGAAAAATATCAGCTTAACGATGCCTGGATCTGGGAACATCAGGCTCTGGTCAGGGCAAGAGCGGTCGCTGGTGATAAACACCTGACGGCCCGTTTCGAAACATTGCGGAAAAAGATTCTCTGTCAGTCCAGAGACAAAGCATCATTACAAAAAGAAGTATCGGATATGCGCATCAAAATGCGTGAGCATCTTGGCTCCAGTAAAAACGACGCCGACGGCAACCCTCTTTTCCACTTGAAACACGACAAAGGCGGTATTGTTGATATTGAATTCCTGATGCAGTACGCCGTGCTGGCTTATTCCCATGATCACCCGGGTATTACCCGCTACACCGACAACATACGTATCTCGGAATCGCTGGAGCACAGTAATATCATCAGTCATGAACAGGGCAAACAGTTACGGGAAGCCTATAAATTTCTGCGTAAGGCGAGCCACTCAAGGGCTTTTTTAAA